A window from Phalacrocorax aristotelis chromosome 5, bGulAri2.1, whole genome shotgun sequence encodes these proteins:
- the LOC142057033 gene encoding maestro heat-like repeat-containing protein family member 7 — MSSGGDAATPQRPDDATGQDGVGLRGAPEQPPRSLLNRTCDAFPTCLPPLRPQPSRPGLSSMAERPPSVPRLAWLAGGEEEEDKDRDLPEEEQEQQQEQEPTCVLKPTEPEDTTITAIEGMAGSGSYDAEACAAMQALLAESDVSSLEHPCLLQVPSVVRCIYRWLTSNTDVSATQRLPNALAELTHAHPHDVVVTLLRCAPSCDRAAAAMWRVMVSTMRTADKVLLELLPVLADWPLHSTFTSDGDNKDVFALAATRALWEILRLPGCPRRLQVHFPCLFLALLSQIFFSTEQMPEEVDTFWRGCQQEGCLPTNPNSFAVLTVKALLCRLGYENVVFEVERKRGWDTLLNAETHHYAMGLLAREMRGISRCLRYCIARYLVEQLNRKEPRWEVPAMALFLELLTACPDIRGWGVHILQFSPRYLRSECREMHRLVLRCFILLIDRPLMDASYVQLLSIRLFRDVMEFVVESGEKPLRAHIYQSLIPLLCRLHDENERMAEASRETLLQATEFLNKGKLRQLLEMEQTWAVAECLLAEHSSRADEYLRQSLLYLQSPQESVREAAVRFIALQGMTNDVSISVSNLAAQTLFLLRGTERNSSTSFRLLGMYDHLRSAWRRRPSLRGSGWLCCWSSAQS; from the exons ATGAGCAGTGGTGGTGACGCGGCCACCCCACAGCGCCCGGACGACGCGACAGGACAGGACGGagtggggctgcggggagccccTGAGCAGCCACCTCGGTCCCTTCTGAACCGCACCTGCGACGCTTTTCCGACGTGTCTCCCACCCCTGCGACCGCAGCCCTCAAGGCCGGGCCTCAGCAGCATGGCGGAGAGACCCCCCAGTGTGCCcaggctggcctggctggcagggggggaggaggaggaggacaaag ACAGGGACCTGccagaagaggagcaggagcagcagcaggagcaggagcccaCCTGTGTCCTCAAGCCCACTGAGCCTGAAGACACCACCATTACGGCCATTGAGGGCATGGCGGGCTCAGGCTCCTATGATGCGGAGGCTTGTGCTGCCATGCAGGCTCTGCTGGCGGAAAGTGATGTCTCCAGTTTGGAGCAT CCGTGTCTCCTCCAGGTGCCGAGCGTCGTGAGGTGCATCTACCGGTGGCTCACATCCAACACGGATGTGTCTGCCACGCAAAGGCTGCCCAACGCCCTTGCGGAGCTGACTCATGCGCACCCCCATGACGTGGTGGTGACGCTCCTGCGCTGCGCCCCATCGTGCGACAG agctgctgcggCCATGTGGAGGGTGATGGTCTCCACAATGAGGACTGCAGACAAGGTGCTACTGGAGCTGCTCCCTGTGCTGGCAGACTGGCCGCTGCACAGCACGTTCACCTCCGACGGGGACAATAAGGACGTCTTTGCCCTGGCC gcaACCAGGGCACTGTGGGAGATTCTCCGGCTACCCGGGTGCCCACGGAGGCTGCAGGTGCATTTCCCATGCCTCTTCCTGGCTCTACTCTCCCAAATTTTCTTCAGCACCGAGCAGATGCCAGAGGAGGTTGACACCTTCTGGAGGGGATGCCAGCAGGAAGGCTGCCTTCCCACCAACCCCAACAG CTTTGCAGTGCTGACCGTGAAAGCACTGCTCTGCCGTCTGGGGTATGAGAATGTGGTGTTTGAAGTGGAACGTAAGCGTGGCTGGGACACACTTCTCAACGCTGAGACCCACCACTACGCCATGGGCCTGCTGGCCAG AGAAATGCGTGGTATCTCGAGGTGCTTGCGTTACTGTATTGCACGATACCTGGTCGAGCAGCTCAACAGGAAGGAGCCACGCTGGGAGGTCCCTGCCATGGCGCTCTTTCTCGAG CTCTTGACCGCCTGCCCTGACATAAGGGGATGGGGTGTCCACATCCTGCAGTTCAGCCCAAGGTACCTGCGGAGTGAGTGCAGAGAGATGCATCGCCTGGTGCTCAGATGCTTCATCCTGCTCATCGATAGACCCTTAATG GATGCCAGCTATGTGCAACTGCTTTCCATTCGCCTCTTCCGAGACGTGATGGAGTTTGTAGTGGAATCAGGAGAAAAGCCACTGAGGGCACACATTTACCAGAGCCTGATCCCCCTGCTCTGCCGCCTGCACGATGAGAACGAGCGCATGGCAGAG gcctcTCGGGAAACCTTGCTTCAAGCTACCGAGTTCCTGAATAAGGGGAagctcaggcagctgctggagatggAGCAGACATGGGCGGTCGCCGAGTGCCTG ctggcagagcacagcagcagagcagatgaGTACCTGCGCCAGTCTCTGCTGTACCTGCAGAGCCCACAGGAGTCCGTGCGAGAGGCGGCCGTCAGGTTCATTG CCCTTCAAGGCATGACAAATGATGTCAGCATCTCCGTCTCAAACCTGGCAGCTCAAACCCTGTTCCTGCTAAGAGGCACAGAGAGAAATTCTTCCACCAGCTTCAGGCTGCTGGGGATGTACGACCACCTCCGCAGCGCATGGAGGAGAAGGCCTTCTCTCCGGGGCAgtggctggctgtgctgctggagctctgCGCAGAGCTGA